The Saccharicrinis carchari genome has a window encoding:
- a CDS encoding DUF5700 domain-containing putative Zn-dependent protease, with the protein MKKIISTLMISVFFLSCSNSEKEENTQKIKLVQNFESSIKILEWFDNEMPKDEIEYINSLSGIEIMESNVLLSNPDTNAILFFKEDLILFRENVKEYESEYGLNIAFKERKRTANLLSKIQTTNFDTLAIKRALQFFPKGTQLKTDANVYYVLTGWEWGDAYVRNVKKVNGKYKVAETGNPALVFNLSLFTKLYGETTEEQFQTLTNIMSHEIFHFAFNEFKNESTNYPLISDNDYKHQLFRTVQNEGIAHYIDIKKVLITNFSDFEKYQKENFEKLNKAIISFSSQQIGNEDKKKILQCANVGKYWEKYGAICGMFMSYHIERLLGKEAITKTIKNGAESFIETYIELQLQHRELPKLEI; encoded by the coding sequence ATGAAAAAAATTATATCAACACTTATGATTTCTGTATTCTTTTTGAGTTGTTCTAATTCAGAAAAGGAAGAAAACACACAAAAAATTAAACTTGTTCAGAACTTTGAAAGTTCAATCAAAATCTTAGAATGGTTTGATAACGAAATGCCAAAAGATGAAATTGAATATATAAATTCATTATCAGGAATAGAAATAATGGAAAGTAATGTCTTATTGAGTAATCCAGATACTAATGCAATTTTATTTTTTAAAGAAGACTTGATTTTGTTTAGAGAAAACGTAAAAGAATATGAAAGTGAATATGGATTGAATATAGCATTTAAAGAAAGGAAAAGAACAGCAAATTTATTATCGAAAATTCAGACAACAAATTTCGACACATTGGCAATTAAACGGGCCCTTCAATTTTTTCCAAAAGGAACTCAGCTCAAAACCGATGCAAATGTTTATTATGTTCTTACAGGTTGGGAATGGGGTGACGCATACGTAAGAAATGTGAAAAAAGTTAATGGTAAGTATAAAGTCGCTGAAACAGGGAACCCGGCCTTGGTATTTAACCTGAGTTTATTTACCAAACTATATGGTGAAACAACTGAAGAGCAATTCCAAACCTTAACAAATATAATGTCACACGAAATTTTTCATTTTGCCTTCAATGAATTTAAAAACGAATCTACCAATTACCCCTTAATTTCCGATAACGACTATAAACACCAATTATTCAGGACGGTACAAAATGAAGGAATTGCCCATTATATTGACATAAAGAAAGTTTTAATTACCAACTTTTCTGATTTTGAAAAATACCAGAAAGAAAATTTTGAAAAATTAAACAAAGCCATTATCAGCTTTTCTTCTCAACAGATAGGAAATGAGGATAAAAAGAAAATTTTACAATGTGCAAATGTTGGGAAATATTGGGAGAAATATGGAGCAATTTGTGGAATGTTTATGAGTTACCATATTGAAAGATTATTAGGGAAAGAAGCAATTACAAAAACCATAAAAAATGGTGCTGAGAGTTTTATAGAAACTTATATAGAATTGCAGCTTCAGCACAGAGAATTACCAAAATTGGAAATTTAG